A genomic segment from Oncorhynchus clarkii lewisi isolate Uvic-CL-2024 chromosome 12, UVic_Ocla_1.0, whole genome shotgun sequence encodes:
- the LOC139422674 gene encoding TATA box-binding protein-associated factor, RNA polymerase I, subunit C isoform X1 has translation MDYIFPRKLFPVYFNSGPPSSTFRHNVGGWGSYGQVLDVNVPLHEKDSLPKVDWKFESQHQVKGEPWVPVEPIAIPLLRPKRGPKWSSTALSDPMDFSEHMQNFYQYKYKDAFCTMSHILGDKFNFGQGRRKGSEINAVHMWQMEHFMHTFKYKKCELTHFGRQAKRYHNLLSDVIHDIPPALLADHLHEELTYQRGQEQFSDHATGGAMGYISFTNTSISQQGCLVYPGKAGLSKLNFHRVVLEFQEGKPPCFDVSHKPLSFQLNGTIRQITIGLQQDECHVGVRCDHLCGVWMVSEKNIAKSLEVIQTKQPATCLSASPHVQGELLVASESGAAYLWTVGKGLQKFRQEYSNLYFNSKSSWRWCDFSGHPRVMVYADRTGVELTDIRTKDSCSHTLFRIGQTPDCKSGERVILSNYLRDVHTFHHLVTTQHSAYVMDERFPCLPMIQWDHMMEHPPMFSQVVAGLPSGGGTTKVLLGSQRSQEVILLQYSGGREEACVTRGPPRALLSPRDSLGHLPVQLPHRQHHAQDRLANPAAGLTVIHQSRAKEDCICVLQLTEAGDIFYHTLKSQTECFSKDDPPAPTQNSVGPEGRSGDDQRLKQPVDTLRKQLHQTLGTPRSSTLDETWYSSGPPSPEGDSGFEGRGQPWDTPRAGLEIVINDPHDDPYPWLATNTGLTDTQETTAVVPPPTAQSLATNINPVRPKAKVSDEALLVWRKWFLKLFKCSWERRNLPHKTTKTKDLLPDDSLQRDPLEDHCRRTLRKDLRETMRNGNVLVHRNTCLKPLALVPVPAPVEPSEWADVLSERMSASWEPGLGGWRSWWEERLGLNREEKVEALRRKRRRQKRAKAHSRIDLSGSFTSSVSYQSDLDSASLSGWSSAASQYASSDVDSVPTSRDYTKWVTLSEPGTPRATTPTPQTSSSQPTTPRREFGSKPTTPLDQLSSFLSQPTVPSSQFISSSLPTVPHTKPLFTPKKQPTIGKSSPWTTAGSDSSAADILRTVVATQKPKPQNQDYLNSLFGSQEPMDVSQGVGFNESRQNTPLATSSQLSSISSSQRNLKVGLTSSQPKRKKSRMGF, from the exons ATGGATTACATTTTCCCACGGAAACTTTTCCCGGTTTATTTCAACTCTGGGCCCCCCAGTTCTACGTTTAGACATAACGTCGGAGGTTGGGGTTCCTATGGTCAAGTGTTGGACGTAAACGTCCCTCTACACGAG AAAGACAGTCTACCAAAAGTAGATTGGAAGTTTGAATCTCAACACCAAGTGAAGGGAGAGCCTTGGGTGCCAGTGGAACCTATAGCAATACCACTTCTGCGACCAAAAAGAG GCCCCAAATGGTCATCAACAGCTCTGTCAGATCCTATGGACTTCTCAGAGCAT ATGCAGAACTTCTACCAGTATAAGTACAAGGATGCTTTTTGCACAATGAGCCATATCCTGGGGGACAAATTCAACTTTggacaggggaggagaaag GGAAGTGAAATAAATGCTGTTCACATGTGGCAGATGGAGCACTTCATGCACACATTTAAATACAAAAA GTGCGAGTTAACTCATTTTGGACGGCAGGCCAAAAGGTACCACAACCTGTTATCAGATGTGATCCATGACATCCCTCCAGCACTGCTAGCTGATCATCTCCATGAGGAGCTGACCTATCAGAGAGGGCAGGAGCAGTTCTCTGACCACGCCACAGGGGGTGCCATGGGGTACATTTCCTTTACAAACACCAGTATCTCTCAGCAAGGCTGTCTGGTGTACCCTGGGAAAGCTGGCCTAAGCAAGCTTA ACTTCCACAGGGTGGTGCTAGAGTTCCAAGAAGGGAAGCCTCCATGTTTTGATGTGAGCCACAAGCCTCTCTCATTCCAGCTCAATGGTACAATCAGACAGATCACCATCGGCCTTCAGCAGGATGAAT GTCACGTGGGGGTGCGCTGTGACCACCTGTGTGGTGTCTGGATGGTCAGTGAGAAGAACATCGCTAAGTCTCTGGAGGTCATTCAGACCAAGCAGCCTGCTACATGTCTCAGTGCCAG TCCCCATGTCCAGGGAGAGCTTCTGGTGGCCAGTGAGAGTGGAGCTGCCTATCTATGGACAGTGGGCAAAGG TTTACAGAAGTTCCGTCAGGAGTACAGTAACCTGTACTTCAATTCTAAGTCGTCATGGAGATGGTGTGACTTCTCTGGCCACCCCAGGGTGATGGTGTATGCTGACCGGACAGGTGTGGAGCTCACTGATATCAGG ACCAAAGATAGTTGTAGCCACACGCTGTTTCGTATCGGCCAAACACCTGACTgtaagagtggagagagagtcatCCTGTCCAATTACCTGAGAGATGTCCACACTTTCCACCACCTCGTCACCACACAG CACTCTGCTTACGTCATGGATGAGCGTTTCCCCTGCCTCCCCATGATCCAGTGGGATCACATGATGGAGCATCCTCCCATGTTTTCCCAGGTCGTGGCGGGGTTGCCGTCGGGGGGCGGGACTACCAAGGTGCTGCTGGGCTCTCAGAGATCACAGGAAGTGATCCTGCTACAGTACTCGG GTGGTAGGGAGGAGGCCTGCGTCACCAGAGGCCCACCTCGGGCCTTGCTCAGCCCCAGAGACAGCCTTGGACACCTGCCTGTCCAACTCCCCCACAGACAGCACCATGCTCAGGACAGACTAGCCAATCCTGCTGCTG GTCTTACTGTGATCCATCAGAGCCGAGCCAAGGAGGACTGTATCTGTGTGCTGCAACTCACTGAGGCCGGAGACATCTTTTACCACACGCTAAAGTCCCAGACTGAGTGCTTCAGTAAAGACGACCCACCGGCACCAACCCAGAACTCCGTGGGACCCGAGGGCCGTAGCGGAGATGACCAGAGACTAAAACAACCAGTTGATACGTTAAGAAAACAGCTGCATCAAACGTTAGGAACCCCAAGAAGCAGTACCTTAGATGAGACATGGTATTCCTCTGGACCGCCGTCTCCTGAGGGTGACTCTGGGTTTGAGGGTAGGGGGCAGCCGTGGGACACTCCTAGGGCTGGACTGGAGATAGTTATCAACGACCCTCATGACGACCCGTACCCGTGGCTAGCAACAAACACAGGATTAACTGATACTCAGGAAACCACTGCTGTAGTTCCTCCACCTACAGCCCAGTCTTTGGCCACTAACATTAACCCTGTCAGGCCAAAGGCTAAAGTTAGTGATGAGGCTCTGTTGGTTTGGAGGAAGTGGTTCCTCAAACTGTTCAAGTGCTCCTGGGAGCGCCGCAATCTCCCACACAAGACCACAAAAACCAAGGATCTTCTACCCGACGACAGCCTTCAGAGAGACCCGTTGGAAGATCACTGTCGTCGGACCCTGAGGAAGGACCTGAGGGAGACCATGAGGAATGGAAATGTCCTCGTCCACAGGAACACCTGTCTCAAACCCCTGGCTCTGGTCCCTGTCCCGGCACCCGTGGAGCCTTCTGAGTGGGCTGATGTGCTGAGCGAGAGGATGAGTGCATCGTGGGAGCCTGggctggggggatggaggagCTGGTGGGAGGAGAGGCTGGGGCTGAACCGAGAGGAGAAG GTGGAGGCTCtgcggaggaagaggaggagacagaaacgGGCAAAGGCTCACAGTCGTATCGACCTATCAGGCAGCTTCACCTCGTCCGTCAGCTACCAATCAGACCTGGACAGCGCTTCTCTCTCCGGTTGGTCGTCGGCAGCCAGTCAGTACGCCAGCTCCGATGTAGACAGTGTGCCAACAAGCCGCGACTACACCAAGTGGGTCACCCTGTCTGAGCCGGGTACACCGAGGGCTACCACACCAACGCCACAGACCAGTAGCTCACAGCCCACAACACCTCGTAGGGAGTTTGGTTCAAAACCAACTACACCACTGGATCAGCTTAGTAGTTTCCTCTCCCAGCCCACTGTCCCCTCTTCACAGTTCATTAGTAGTTCACTGCCAACTGTCCCCCATACAAAGCCACTGTTTACACCCAAAAAACAGCCCACCATTGGTAAGTCGTCGCCCTGGACAACAGCAGGTTCTGACTCCAGCGCGGCGGACATTTTGAGAACGGTGGTGGCAACCCAGAAGCCCAAGCCACAGAATCAGGATTATTTAAATTCTCTCTTTGGATCCCAGGAGCCTATGGATGTCTCACAGGGAGTAGGATTTAACGAGAGCAGACAGAATACTCCTTTGGCCACCTCTTCTCAGctgtcctccatctcttcttcacaGAGGAACCTGAAAGTGGGACTAACCTCCTCACAACCCAAAAGGAAGAAGTCTCGTATGGGTTTCTGA
- the LOC139422674 gene encoding TATA box-binding protein-associated factor, RNA polymerase I, subunit C isoform X2, whose amino-acid sequence MDYIFPRKLFPVYFNSGPPSSTFRHNVGGWGSYGQVLDVNVPLHEMQNFYQYKYKDAFCTMSHILGDKFNFGQGRRKGSEINAVHMWQMEHFMHTFKYKKCELTHFGRQAKRYHNLLSDVIHDIPPALLADHLHEELTYQRGQEQFSDHATGGAMGYISFTNTSISQQGCLVYPGKAGLSKLNFHRVVLEFQEGKPPCFDVSHKPLSFQLNGTIRQITIGLQQDECHVGVRCDHLCGVWMVSEKNIAKSLEVIQTKQPATCLSASPHVQGELLVASESGAAYLWTVGKGLQKFRQEYSNLYFNSKSSWRWCDFSGHPRVMVYADRTGVELTDIRTKDSCSHTLFRIGQTPDCKSGERVILSNYLRDVHTFHHLVTTQHSAYVMDERFPCLPMIQWDHMMEHPPMFSQVVAGLPSGGGTTKVLLGSQRSQEVILLQYSGGREEACVTRGPPRALLSPRDSLGHLPVQLPHRQHHAQDRLANPAAGLTVIHQSRAKEDCICVLQLTEAGDIFYHTLKSQTECFSKDDPPAPTQNSVGPEGRSGDDQRLKQPVDTLRKQLHQTLGTPRSSTLDETWYSSGPPSPEGDSGFEGRGQPWDTPRAGLEIVINDPHDDPYPWLATNTGLTDTQETTAVVPPPTAQSLATNINPVRPKAKVSDEALLVWRKWFLKLFKCSWERRNLPHKTTKTKDLLPDDSLQRDPLEDHCRRTLRKDLRETMRNGNVLVHRNTCLKPLALVPVPAPVEPSEWADVLSERMSASWEPGLGGWRSWWEERLGLNREEKVEALRRKRRRQKRAKAHSRIDLSGSFTSSVSYQSDLDSASLSGWSSAASQYASSDVDSVPTSRDYTKWVTLSEPGTPRATTPTPQTSSSQPTTPRREFGSKPTTPLDQLSSFLSQPTVPSSQFISSSLPTVPHTKPLFTPKKQPTIGKSSPWTTAGSDSSAADILRTVVATQKPKPQNQDYLNSLFGSQEPMDVSQGVGFNESRQNTPLATSSQLSSISSSQRNLKVGLTSSQPKRKKSRMGF is encoded by the exons ATGGATTACATTTTCCCACGGAAACTTTTCCCGGTTTATTTCAACTCTGGGCCCCCCAGTTCTACGTTTAGACATAACGTCGGAGGTTGGGGTTCCTATGGTCAAGTGTTGGACGTAAACGTCCCTCTACACGAG ATGCAGAACTTCTACCAGTATAAGTACAAGGATGCTTTTTGCACAATGAGCCATATCCTGGGGGACAAATTCAACTTTggacaggggaggagaaag GGAAGTGAAATAAATGCTGTTCACATGTGGCAGATGGAGCACTTCATGCACACATTTAAATACAAAAA GTGCGAGTTAACTCATTTTGGACGGCAGGCCAAAAGGTACCACAACCTGTTATCAGATGTGATCCATGACATCCCTCCAGCACTGCTAGCTGATCATCTCCATGAGGAGCTGACCTATCAGAGAGGGCAGGAGCAGTTCTCTGACCACGCCACAGGGGGTGCCATGGGGTACATTTCCTTTACAAACACCAGTATCTCTCAGCAAGGCTGTCTGGTGTACCCTGGGAAAGCTGGCCTAAGCAAGCTTA ACTTCCACAGGGTGGTGCTAGAGTTCCAAGAAGGGAAGCCTCCATGTTTTGATGTGAGCCACAAGCCTCTCTCATTCCAGCTCAATGGTACAATCAGACAGATCACCATCGGCCTTCAGCAGGATGAAT GTCACGTGGGGGTGCGCTGTGACCACCTGTGTGGTGTCTGGATGGTCAGTGAGAAGAACATCGCTAAGTCTCTGGAGGTCATTCAGACCAAGCAGCCTGCTACATGTCTCAGTGCCAG TCCCCATGTCCAGGGAGAGCTTCTGGTGGCCAGTGAGAGTGGAGCTGCCTATCTATGGACAGTGGGCAAAGG TTTACAGAAGTTCCGTCAGGAGTACAGTAACCTGTACTTCAATTCTAAGTCGTCATGGAGATGGTGTGACTTCTCTGGCCACCCCAGGGTGATGGTGTATGCTGACCGGACAGGTGTGGAGCTCACTGATATCAGG ACCAAAGATAGTTGTAGCCACACGCTGTTTCGTATCGGCCAAACACCTGACTgtaagagtggagagagagtcatCCTGTCCAATTACCTGAGAGATGTCCACACTTTCCACCACCTCGTCACCACACAG CACTCTGCTTACGTCATGGATGAGCGTTTCCCCTGCCTCCCCATGATCCAGTGGGATCACATGATGGAGCATCCTCCCATGTTTTCCCAGGTCGTGGCGGGGTTGCCGTCGGGGGGCGGGACTACCAAGGTGCTGCTGGGCTCTCAGAGATCACAGGAAGTGATCCTGCTACAGTACTCGG GTGGTAGGGAGGAGGCCTGCGTCACCAGAGGCCCACCTCGGGCCTTGCTCAGCCCCAGAGACAGCCTTGGACACCTGCCTGTCCAACTCCCCCACAGACAGCACCATGCTCAGGACAGACTAGCCAATCCTGCTGCTG GTCTTACTGTGATCCATCAGAGCCGAGCCAAGGAGGACTGTATCTGTGTGCTGCAACTCACTGAGGCCGGAGACATCTTTTACCACACGCTAAAGTCCCAGACTGAGTGCTTCAGTAAAGACGACCCACCGGCACCAACCCAGAACTCCGTGGGACCCGAGGGCCGTAGCGGAGATGACCAGAGACTAAAACAACCAGTTGATACGTTAAGAAAACAGCTGCATCAAACGTTAGGAACCCCAAGAAGCAGTACCTTAGATGAGACATGGTATTCCTCTGGACCGCCGTCTCCTGAGGGTGACTCTGGGTTTGAGGGTAGGGGGCAGCCGTGGGACACTCCTAGGGCTGGACTGGAGATAGTTATCAACGACCCTCATGACGACCCGTACCCGTGGCTAGCAACAAACACAGGATTAACTGATACTCAGGAAACCACTGCTGTAGTTCCTCCACCTACAGCCCAGTCTTTGGCCACTAACATTAACCCTGTCAGGCCAAAGGCTAAAGTTAGTGATGAGGCTCTGTTGGTTTGGAGGAAGTGGTTCCTCAAACTGTTCAAGTGCTCCTGGGAGCGCCGCAATCTCCCACACAAGACCACAAAAACCAAGGATCTTCTACCCGACGACAGCCTTCAGAGAGACCCGTTGGAAGATCACTGTCGTCGGACCCTGAGGAAGGACCTGAGGGAGACCATGAGGAATGGAAATGTCCTCGTCCACAGGAACACCTGTCTCAAACCCCTGGCTCTGGTCCCTGTCCCGGCACCCGTGGAGCCTTCTGAGTGGGCTGATGTGCTGAGCGAGAGGATGAGTGCATCGTGGGAGCCTGggctggggggatggaggagCTGGTGGGAGGAGAGGCTGGGGCTGAACCGAGAGGAGAAG GTGGAGGCTCtgcggaggaagaggaggagacagaaacgGGCAAAGGCTCACAGTCGTATCGACCTATCAGGCAGCTTCACCTCGTCCGTCAGCTACCAATCAGACCTGGACAGCGCTTCTCTCTCCGGTTGGTCGTCGGCAGCCAGTCAGTACGCCAGCTCCGATGTAGACAGTGTGCCAACAAGCCGCGACTACACCAAGTGGGTCACCCTGTCTGAGCCGGGTACACCGAGGGCTACCACACCAACGCCACAGACCAGTAGCTCACAGCCCACAACACCTCGTAGGGAGTTTGGTTCAAAACCAACTACACCACTGGATCAGCTTAGTAGTTTCCTCTCCCAGCCCACTGTCCCCTCTTCACAGTTCATTAGTAGTTCACTGCCAACTGTCCCCCATACAAAGCCACTGTTTACACCCAAAAAACAGCCCACCATTGGTAAGTCGTCGCCCTGGACAACAGCAGGTTCTGACTCCAGCGCGGCGGACATTTTGAGAACGGTGGTGGCAACCCAGAAGCCCAAGCCACAGAATCAGGATTATTTAAATTCTCTCTTTGGATCCCAGGAGCCTATGGATGTCTCACAGGGAGTAGGATTTAACGAGAGCAGACAGAATACTCCTTTGGCCACCTCTTCTCAGctgtcctccatctcttcttcacaGAGGAACCTGAAAGTGGGACTAACCTCCTCACAACCCAAAAGGAAGAAGTCTCGTATGGGTTTCTGA
- the LOC139422674 gene encoding TATA box-binding protein-associated factor, RNA polymerase I, subunit C isoform X3 → MDFSEHMQNFYQYKYKDAFCTMSHILGDKFNFGQGRRKGSEINAVHMWQMEHFMHTFKYKKCELTHFGRQAKRYHNLLSDVIHDIPPALLADHLHEELTYQRGQEQFSDHATGGAMGYISFTNTSISQQGCLVYPGKAGLSKLNFHRVVLEFQEGKPPCFDVSHKPLSFQLNGTIRQITIGLQQDECHVGVRCDHLCGVWMVSEKNIAKSLEVIQTKQPATCLSASPHVQGELLVASESGAAYLWTVGKGLQKFRQEYSNLYFNSKSSWRWCDFSGHPRVMVYADRTGVELTDIRTKDSCSHTLFRIGQTPDCKSGERVILSNYLRDVHTFHHLVTTQHSAYVMDERFPCLPMIQWDHMMEHPPMFSQVVAGLPSGGGTTKVLLGSQRSQEVILLQYSGGREEACVTRGPPRALLSPRDSLGHLPVQLPHRQHHAQDRLANPAAGLTVIHQSRAKEDCICVLQLTEAGDIFYHTLKSQTECFSKDDPPAPTQNSVGPEGRSGDDQRLKQPVDTLRKQLHQTLGTPRSSTLDETWYSSGPPSPEGDSGFEGRGQPWDTPRAGLEIVINDPHDDPYPWLATNTGLTDTQETTAVVPPPTAQSLATNINPVRPKAKVSDEALLVWRKWFLKLFKCSWERRNLPHKTTKTKDLLPDDSLQRDPLEDHCRRTLRKDLRETMRNGNVLVHRNTCLKPLALVPVPAPVEPSEWADVLSERMSASWEPGLGGWRSWWEERLGLNREEKVEALRRKRRRQKRAKAHSRIDLSGSFTSSVSYQSDLDSASLSGWSSAASQYASSDVDSVPTSRDYTKWVTLSEPGTPRATTPTPQTSSSQPTTPRREFGSKPTTPLDQLSSFLSQPTVPSSQFISSSLPTVPHTKPLFTPKKQPTIGKSSPWTTAGSDSSAADILRTVVATQKPKPQNQDYLNSLFGSQEPMDVSQGVGFNESRQNTPLATSSQLSSISSSQRNLKVGLTSSQPKRKKSRMGF, encoded by the exons ATGGACTTCTCAGAGCAT ATGCAGAACTTCTACCAGTATAAGTACAAGGATGCTTTTTGCACAATGAGCCATATCCTGGGGGACAAATTCAACTTTggacaggggaggagaaag GGAAGTGAAATAAATGCTGTTCACATGTGGCAGATGGAGCACTTCATGCACACATTTAAATACAAAAA GTGCGAGTTAACTCATTTTGGACGGCAGGCCAAAAGGTACCACAACCTGTTATCAGATGTGATCCATGACATCCCTCCAGCACTGCTAGCTGATCATCTCCATGAGGAGCTGACCTATCAGAGAGGGCAGGAGCAGTTCTCTGACCACGCCACAGGGGGTGCCATGGGGTACATTTCCTTTACAAACACCAGTATCTCTCAGCAAGGCTGTCTGGTGTACCCTGGGAAAGCTGGCCTAAGCAAGCTTA ACTTCCACAGGGTGGTGCTAGAGTTCCAAGAAGGGAAGCCTCCATGTTTTGATGTGAGCCACAAGCCTCTCTCATTCCAGCTCAATGGTACAATCAGACAGATCACCATCGGCCTTCAGCAGGATGAAT GTCACGTGGGGGTGCGCTGTGACCACCTGTGTGGTGTCTGGATGGTCAGTGAGAAGAACATCGCTAAGTCTCTGGAGGTCATTCAGACCAAGCAGCCTGCTACATGTCTCAGTGCCAG TCCCCATGTCCAGGGAGAGCTTCTGGTGGCCAGTGAGAGTGGAGCTGCCTATCTATGGACAGTGGGCAAAGG TTTACAGAAGTTCCGTCAGGAGTACAGTAACCTGTACTTCAATTCTAAGTCGTCATGGAGATGGTGTGACTTCTCTGGCCACCCCAGGGTGATGGTGTATGCTGACCGGACAGGTGTGGAGCTCACTGATATCAGG ACCAAAGATAGTTGTAGCCACACGCTGTTTCGTATCGGCCAAACACCTGACTgtaagagtggagagagagtcatCCTGTCCAATTACCTGAGAGATGTCCACACTTTCCACCACCTCGTCACCACACAG CACTCTGCTTACGTCATGGATGAGCGTTTCCCCTGCCTCCCCATGATCCAGTGGGATCACATGATGGAGCATCCTCCCATGTTTTCCCAGGTCGTGGCGGGGTTGCCGTCGGGGGGCGGGACTACCAAGGTGCTGCTGGGCTCTCAGAGATCACAGGAAGTGATCCTGCTACAGTACTCGG GTGGTAGGGAGGAGGCCTGCGTCACCAGAGGCCCACCTCGGGCCTTGCTCAGCCCCAGAGACAGCCTTGGACACCTGCCTGTCCAACTCCCCCACAGACAGCACCATGCTCAGGACAGACTAGCCAATCCTGCTGCTG GTCTTACTGTGATCCATCAGAGCCGAGCCAAGGAGGACTGTATCTGTGTGCTGCAACTCACTGAGGCCGGAGACATCTTTTACCACACGCTAAAGTCCCAGACTGAGTGCTTCAGTAAAGACGACCCACCGGCACCAACCCAGAACTCCGTGGGACCCGAGGGCCGTAGCGGAGATGACCAGAGACTAAAACAACCAGTTGATACGTTAAGAAAACAGCTGCATCAAACGTTAGGAACCCCAAGAAGCAGTACCTTAGATGAGACATGGTATTCCTCTGGACCGCCGTCTCCTGAGGGTGACTCTGGGTTTGAGGGTAGGGGGCAGCCGTGGGACACTCCTAGGGCTGGACTGGAGATAGTTATCAACGACCCTCATGACGACCCGTACCCGTGGCTAGCAACAAACACAGGATTAACTGATACTCAGGAAACCACTGCTGTAGTTCCTCCACCTACAGCCCAGTCTTTGGCCACTAACATTAACCCTGTCAGGCCAAAGGCTAAAGTTAGTGATGAGGCTCTGTTGGTTTGGAGGAAGTGGTTCCTCAAACTGTTCAAGTGCTCCTGGGAGCGCCGCAATCTCCCACACAAGACCACAAAAACCAAGGATCTTCTACCCGACGACAGCCTTCAGAGAGACCCGTTGGAAGATCACTGTCGTCGGACCCTGAGGAAGGACCTGAGGGAGACCATGAGGAATGGAAATGTCCTCGTCCACAGGAACACCTGTCTCAAACCCCTGGCTCTGGTCCCTGTCCCGGCACCCGTGGAGCCTTCTGAGTGGGCTGATGTGCTGAGCGAGAGGATGAGTGCATCGTGGGAGCCTGggctggggggatggaggagCTGGTGGGAGGAGAGGCTGGGGCTGAACCGAGAGGAGAAG GTGGAGGCTCtgcggaggaagaggaggagacagaaacgGGCAAAGGCTCACAGTCGTATCGACCTATCAGGCAGCTTCACCTCGTCCGTCAGCTACCAATCAGACCTGGACAGCGCTTCTCTCTCCGGTTGGTCGTCGGCAGCCAGTCAGTACGCCAGCTCCGATGTAGACAGTGTGCCAACAAGCCGCGACTACACCAAGTGGGTCACCCTGTCTGAGCCGGGTACACCGAGGGCTACCACACCAACGCCACAGACCAGTAGCTCACAGCCCACAACACCTCGTAGGGAGTTTGGTTCAAAACCAACTACACCACTGGATCAGCTTAGTAGTTTCCTCTCCCAGCCCACTGTCCCCTCTTCACAGTTCATTAGTAGTTCACTGCCAACTGTCCCCCATACAAAGCCACTGTTTACACCCAAAAAACAGCCCACCATTGGTAAGTCGTCGCCCTGGACAACAGCAGGTTCTGACTCCAGCGCGGCGGACATTTTGAGAACGGTGGTGGCAACCCAGAAGCCCAAGCCACAGAATCAGGATTATTTAAATTCTCTCTTTGGATCCCAGGAGCCTATGGATGTCTCACAGGGAGTAGGATTTAACGAGAGCAGACAGAATACTCCTTTGGCCACCTCTTCTCAGctgtcctccatctcttcttcacaGAGGAACCTGAAAGTGGGACTAACCTCCTCACAACCCAAAAGGAAGAAGTCTCGTATGGGTTTCTGA